The following are encoded in a window of Thermoplasmatales archaeon genomic DNA:
- a CDS encoding N-glycosylase/DNA lyase yields the protein MEDTSLNINAPSILNEVRKRINSPVSKLIEKKKQEFISAGKSSKEKIFEELCFCILAANTSAEMGIRTQNYIGYSGFATMPQEELSRELKSCKYRFYNVRSRFISDSRWIIDELPELIKSPDKAGTREYLVTNVPGIGFKEASHFLRNVGIFDFAILDKHILSILRKEFPDRPIKVNSRYWYLESEKLFIELANNISMEPGIFDLYLWQIATGKIIK from the coding sequence GTGGAAGACACTTCCCTGAACATTAACGCCCCATCGATTCTCAATGAGGTAAGAAAACGTATTAACTCTCCAGTTTCTAAACTTATTGAAAAGAAAAAGCAAGAATTCATTTCTGCAGGGAAATCCTCCAAAGAAAAGATCTTTGAGGAACTCTGTTTTTGCATTTTAGCAGCCAATACCTCCGCAGAAATGGGCATAAGGACCCAGAATTACATAGGTTATAGCGGTTTTGCAACCATGCCTCAGGAAGAACTCTCGAGAGAACTTAAATCGTGTAAGTACAGATTTTATAATGTCAGAAGCAGGTTCATCAGCGATTCCAGATGGATCATTGATGAACTGCCAGAACTAATTAAATCTCCCGATAAAGCAGGTACAAGAGAATACCTTGTGACAAACGTTCCAGGAATTGGTTTTAAGGAAGCCTCTCATTTCCTCAGGAACGTTGGAATTTTCGATTTCGCTATTCTCGATAAACATATCTTGTCGATACTCAGGAAAGAATTTCCGGACAGGCCCATAAAAGTTAATTCTAGATATTGGTACCTTGAATCAGAGAAACTCTTCATCGAACTGGCGAATAATATTTCTATGGAACCGGGAATATTTGATCTGTACTTATGGCAGATCGCCACTGGAAAAATCATAAAATAG
- a CDS encoding superoxide dismutase — MAETWETKDRLKPKGLDGISDQQIDYHFETHYKGYVNKLNEIWSKLPSVDRSKANQNYSDLRELKLEETFNYDGSLLHEIYFGGMTKDHKSVEPEFKKQVEKDFGSYEKWVEDFKATGIAFRGWSLCVFDLNLGKLRNIGADAHNSNGIWNAVVVLALDVYEHAYYTDYGAKRAPYLDAFLKNVNWTDVESRLKKALKMYEIFK; from the coding sequence ATGGCAGAAACATGGGAAACAAAAGATAGATTAAAACCAAAAGGACTGGACGGCATCTCTGATCAGCAGATAGATTATCATTTTGAAACGCATTATAAAGGATACGTGAACAAGCTTAACGAAATATGGTCAAAGTTGCCTTCTGTTGATAGGAGCAAAGCTAATCAGAATTACAGCGACCTGAGAGAACTTAAACTTGAAGAGACTTTTAATTACGATGGCTCTCTATTGCACGAAATATATTTTGGCGGTATGACAAAAGACCACAAAAGTGTAGAGCCCGAGTTCAAAAAACAAGTTGAAAAGGACTTCGGAAGCTACGAGAAGTGGGTTGAGGATTTCAAAGCCACCGGAATAGCGTTCAGAGGATGGAGCCTTTGCGTCTTCGATCTCAATCTTGGAAAATTAAGAAACATTGGAGCAGATGCACACAATTCAAACGGCATATGGAATGCTGTAGTCGTCCTGGCCCTAGATGTTTATGAACATGCGTATTACACAGATTATGGAGCAAAACGCGCACCATACCTCGATGCTTTCCTGAAGAATGTTAACTGGACGGACGTTGAATCCAGACTTAAGAAAGCCTTGAAGATGTACGAAATCTTCAAGTAA
- a CDS encoding nucleotide-binding protein, producing the protein MGAKHHCIICGSLIFNGLYCADCQEEVSRARTIDEESLDEWLSRNRATNKVPQTAHMENVRSILEFP; encoded by the coding sequence ATGGGAGCCAAACATCACTGCATTATCTGTGGATCATTGATTTTTAATGGGTTGTACTGTGCCGATTGTCAGGAGGAGGTAAGTAGGGCCAGAACGATAGATGAGGAGAGTCTTGACGAATGGCTTTCAAGGAACAGAGCCACAAACAAAGTACCACAAACCGCACACATGGAGAATGTAAGATCCATTCTTGAATTCCCTTAG